The genomic segment GCAGCGGCGTGAGCATGGCGAAGGCACTGGCGGTATGTACGATTTGATCGTTCTGGGTCAGGGTCACCACCGCGCGCAGCAATCCCTGGTTCACCTCTGAAGCATTGCGTAGCTCGCCCACCAGGTGCAGGCCACCTCCCACGATGTCAACGTAGAGTTGATCGCTGGTCACGACAATGTCGGGTGGGACGTTAACCAGGGGTATGTAAATGAAGGTATCGCTGGTGCCGGCCCCGGACGCGATTACGGTGAACAGCACCGTCAGCGCCACAAAAAAGCCAACAACCAGATATGGACGACGCATCGCGCCCCTCCAGGGAAGCAAATCCGATGGTGTGACCATCGCCAGATAGCGGAATTATACTTCTTTTCAGGTAAGTTGGGTAAACAACGACGCCGTCCCTGGTCCTTGACAGATTTGCTCCTCCGGCTTATCTTGTGGAGGCTATCAAATACAACTTTGATCACAGAGGAGGCTGCTATGCCGGAGGATGCCCAGAGCATCTTTGACCACACCGAGGGCGTCGTGGGATTCTTCGGCGCCAGCAGCCTGGAACGTCTGCCGACCGGGGTGGCTATTTCGAAGCAAGCTGAGGACCTTGAGGATCTTCAGCCGTGAGGCAATCCAGTCGTTGAAGCGAGGGAGCTGGCATGTTATTGAAGCTGTTGTTCATTGGCCTGGGGGGATTCATGGGAGCCAACCTGCGGTTTCTGGCCGGCGTTTTTTTTGATACTCGCTATGGTCACCTGGGTTTTCCCATCGGCACGCTGATTGTCAACATTGTGGGCTGCTTTCTCCTGGGTTTCATTGCTACACTGTTGGAGGAGCGACTGATCGGCTTTCCCAACGCTCGGTTTCTGGTCACTATCGGGTTTCTGGGATCCTTCACGACCTTTTCGACCTTCAGTTTCGAAAGTTGGCGCTTGATCGAGGAGGGCAGCATGGGGCTGGCTGCGCTGAACCTGGGAGCCAGTGTCGTGTTGGGTGGGGTCGCCGTGGTCGTGGGAGCGGCCCTGGCCCGCGCGTTATAGAGGAGAACTGACAGATGACACTTATGGGACCTGGCCAACGGCTGACGATTTATATCGGCGATAGCGACCAGTGGCAGGGCAGGCCGCTTTACCGGGCATTGTTGGAGACGTTGAGGAGTGACGGTCTGGCAGGTGCTACGGTTGTCAAGGCGCTGGCGGGATTTGGTGCCCACAGCCGCGTGCATACGGCATCGTTGCTCAGGCTCTCCACCGACCTTTCCCTGGTCATCACAGTGGTTGACCAACCGGAACGGATCCAGCAAGCGCTCTTAGTGGTCGGGCCGATGGTGGTGGAAGGTCTGATCACGGTGGAGAATGTGCAGATTGTACAGTATCGCCACCGCGGCTCCCCCGAGCTTCCCCGCGATCGGCTTGTCCGCGCGGTAATGAGCAGGTCGGTAGCCACCGTGATGCCCGATACTCCCATCGACGAAGTAGTTCGTTTGCTGCTCCAGCGGGAGGTCAAGGCGGTGCCGGTGGTCAGCAGGGACTGGCGGGTCGTGGGCATTATCACGGGCGGCGATCTGCTTGAACGGGGGGGCATGTCGTTGCGTTTGAGCATTCACAGGGACCTGACCACGGAGGAGCTGGCGGATCAGCTCAAGGCCCTGCAAGAGAGTGGCAAAACGGCCGGGGATATCATGTCGCCTGGGCCCGTGACCATCGGGGAAAACGCCACCCTGGACCAGGCGGGCCGCATCATGGCTGCCAAGGAGCTAAAGCGTCTGCCGGTAGAGGATGAGACGGGCAAACTGGTGGGGATTATCAGTCGATTTGATCTGCTGCAGGTGCTGGCCGCCGACGGGATCGAGATCGCGGAAACGGCGCCCCGGCAGCTTTTGTCAGGCAAGAGCAGGGCGACAGCCGGCGAGGTCGCCAGCCAGGATGTGCCCACCGGGCACGCCGATACGCCTCTTCAGCAGGTGCTGGACGAGTTGGTGGCCAGCTCTCACCGGCGTGTTGTGATCACCGACGACACTGGTCGCGTGGTGGGCCTGGTGACCGACCGGGCACTGCTGGAGTCGATTGAGCCAGAAGCCCGGCAGGGTGTCATGCAACGTTTGGCGGCCCGATTGCCCTGGTCAAAATCGCGGGCGGGTGTCTTTCCTGCTGATAGCATTGCTGCCGATGTGATGGTAACTGAGGTATACAGCGTGCTCGATTCCGCGTCCCTGGCCGAACTGCTGCGGGAGATGCTCGAGCGGGGTGTCAAGCGGTTGTTGGTCCTCGATGCCGAAGGAAGGATGGTTGGCCTGGCTGAGCGCAAGGCCGTGATGAAGGCATTGTATTCAGCAGAAAGCTGTTGTTGACAAAATGCCTCGTCGATGCTATAATTAGAACATATGTTCCCTTTATTCGTGTTGTCTCTGTAAGCATGGTAACGTCGAAGCAAGCGCAATTGAGCGAGCCCAGGATTTCTATAGCAAACTCTTTGGCTGGCAATTTCAGTCGCCTCCTGGCATGACCGCGTACTGGACCTTTGGCACCGGCGCTGAAACAGGTGTCACAGGTGGTGGCATGATGGCGCGGCAACAGCCGGGACATGGCATAACCAACTATATTGGCGTCGAGAACCTGGACGAATCGGTGGCCCAGGTCACGGCCCTTGGCGGCCAGGTGATGATCCCCAGGCAGGCGGTGTCAGGCATGGGCTACTTCGCCTGGTGCGCCGATTCCGAGGGCAACCAGTTTGCCATGTGGCAGGACGACGAATCGGCGGCATAGCCGGTTTTTGCCGTTGTCACTGTGGGGAGATCGTACGTTAGCGAGATCTCCCCGCAGGCTCAACCGATCTCGTCCGTGAGCGCCGTTCTAAAGTAACTGCTCAGGCTGAAGGTTCTGGGATGTCTGCGGCGTTTGGATCGGGAAGCGCAAAGGTAGCGAAGAGGGGAAACCTTGTTCGTGCAGACCCGAGGAACGAGTTTCGTTGAAACGGCAAGGGGAACCTATTTGTGTCAGGCAGCAAACCAGGAAAAATCATCGTATATGGCAGTTCCGTCTGCCCGATGGTACCGGCGGTGCGAAGCACACTTCGGCGCGCTGATGCCGAGTACGAGTACATCAACATCACCTTTGATGCCCTGGCCCGGCAGCAGGTTGTCGAGATCAACAATGGCTACGCCAGTGTACCGACCCTGGTATTCCCCGACGGCAGCACTTTGACCGAGCCCTCCTCCCGTGAGCTCGAAGCCAAACTGCGTTCGGTTGGCCTGGAGGTCGGCGATGTGACCTTTCTGGACAGGATCCAGGATTTCGCAGAGAGCCCGTTTGTCAGGATGTTCGGCATCGTCTTCGTGGCCATCGGGATTATCAACAACACCCCAATCCTTCTGATGGCTGGGCTGGTCCTATTGGTGTTGGGGCTGTTGACCCATTACCTCAGAAGCGCCACGCGCTCGAGCAGGTAGACATGACGATCTATCCGAGCCACGCACTGCAAACGGTTGCGCTGCACACCCAGGGCTTGACGACAGAAACCGGCACGACGGGTCCTGTTGATCCTGACACGCTTTGCCAGACGATCGAACGCATTGGCTGCATCCAGATCGACACGCTGCAGATGGTCCATCGCAGCCACTACGTCATTCTCTGGAGCCGGTTGGGCAGTTACGATCTGCAGGACCTGGATCGACTGGCCTACGATCCGGAGCACCGGCGCCTTTTCGAGTATTGGTACCATGGTGCATCGCTCATCCCGTTGAGCGAATATCGCTATCGCCTGCCGATGATGCTCCGCTGGCGCGAGCGTAGCTCGGACCGTTACTGCAAGTGGCTGGCGACGCCGGGCAACAGCGGGCTTCAGCGTGATGTGTTGGCAAGGATTGGCGAGCAAGGCCCACTGCGAGCCGCTGATTTCAAGGATGATGGGCCCAGGCGCAATGGCTGGTGGGATTGGAAGCCGGCTAAACGGGCTCTGGAGTACCTGTTCAACGAGGGCAGGCTGATGGTTAGCAATCGGTGGAACTTTCAGCGGGTCTTTGATCTTACGGAGCGGGTGTTGCCGGCGCGGGTAGATACCCACATGCCCGAAGTCGATGAGACGTTGCGCCACGTGTTGAGCCGCTCGTTGCTGGCTCTGGGGATCTGCCAGCCGAAGCAGCTTTCCGACTACACCTACGATTTGAAGTGGGGCACGGCGCGTCCTTACATCGAAGCCATGGTTGCCGGAGGGCAGTTTGTCGAGGTCGAAGGCCGGCTGAGTGACGGCTCCGCGCAGGCACTGATTGCGCATCGAGATCGGCTTTCCTTGCTGGAGCAAGCCGCAGACGGCGCTTTGAAAGGGCAGCGCACCACCTTTCTCAACCCCTTTGATCCCCTGTTTTATCCCGGGGGTCGAGATAGCCAGTTCTGGGGGTTTGAAAAGGTGCTGGAAGCCTACAAACCGGCATCTCAGCGGCGCTGGGGCTATTTTTGTTTGCCCATACTTCACGGCAACCAACTGGTAGGCCGTTTTGATCCCAAGTTGGAACGCAAGACTGGCACGCTGCGGCTAAAATCGCTGTTGTTTGAGCCGCACGTTCAGGTTGATGACGAAATGATGGCAGCCATCGCGGCGGCCATGCGCGATTTTCTGGCTTTCCACCAGGCCACAGATCTGGTCATCGAGCGCAGCCAACCGGCAGACGCCGGCGACCGGCTGTTGGCACTGGTCTAGTTCCCGAGCCGATCGAAGAGTTTAAGCTCCCGCAGGCTACGTTGGGTCAGAACCCCCTTCCATTCTCGCTCTGCCTGGGGCCACACGTCGGGGTAGTTGGGACCCCATGACCAGGTAGGCGACCAGGCGCCATCGTTACCCTGTGACTGAATCAGGTAGTCCAGGTTCCGGGGCAGGGAGTCTGCGAGTACGTCCAGGAAGGGAGAGTTGGGGGAAAGGGCCACGTCCAGAGGCCGCATGCAATACCCGGCCCACTGTTCCGGCGTTCGGGCGACCTTTTCGTCGATCATGGGAAATAACAGATCAACCAGACGGATTTTGATATCCTCTGGCAGGTTTTTGGTTTCCACCAGCCGGACGTAGCAGAGCAAGTCGTGTACCTCCAGGGGTTCGGGCGGCGCTTCCAGGTGGGTTATCACGGCTTCCGTCAGTTCCTGGCGCAGGTCGGCCGATGAGAGTCCCGGATACTCGTACAGGTAGCCTAAGATTTCTGCCCGGGGATTGGACTTGAAACCGCGCCAGTGTTCGGCCAGATCGTCGTCGTAGAACCACCAGGGGGCATGGGGGTCGCTATTGTCGTTGGGGGGGATGATGGGCCAGACCTGTTGCTCTGCGTCGTAAATGCTGAGTAGAAAACGCATCGCCCCCTTGACCAGGGCATCTTCTTCACTGGCTCTCACCCTTCGTAGGACCTGCATGGCCACGGTGGTAGCGATGGCCGATGAAGCGGGGAGGCGCAGATCAGGTTCCAGGCCGTTGCCGAAACCACCGTCAAGGTTGTGGTATTTGATCAGATCCTGGTGTACGACATCGCCGCTGTCACCGGTGAAGTGGAATCTGTTTAGCGAGCGTTCAAGGGGACGGGCCTTGCGAAAGATGAATGCCTGCGCCCGGTTAAATGCTTCATTGGAAAGCTTCATGGGGGCCTCCTTGTTCCTGTTTCTTTTCCAACCGTCAAGGGTTGGAAGGATTATAGCCTTGCGAGGGACTATCTGTCAACGGGTGGAGTGCCGAACATGTTCTGCCGGGCCTCCGACATGACCATTTCCCCAGCTTAGTCGTCCGTTGCTGGTGGCACAGGCTGATCGAATGCCAGCGCAGCCTGAACAGGCAGGTTCTTCTCCACGTCGCTCTGGACTGGGAAACCCGCCAACGTCGTCAGGTGTTGTCGAAGATCAATCTCTTCATCCAGATCGGACTCCGTCAGGGCGTTGCCTCCCAGGCTCAGCAGATGGCGATTCCCGGCGGGGATTCTGTCGCCATCTCTCACGAAGAGCGGCACCCGGCGTTGCTTCAGATTTTCCATTGCACCGGTCCAAGTGCCACCCTTTCCCTTGGATGCGCTGACGACCAAGGCCCAGTCTGCCAGGGCATAGATGGTCTTGTTTCGTCCCATGGCCTGGCCCACTGTGAATCCTGCCTCAGGTCTGTAGGGCGAGGTCAGAACCAATCTCTCATCGAGCAGGGCCTGCCGATTGCCGCTGGCCAACACTGCCCAGGCAAGGCTGCCCGGCAGGATACCAATAACAGTGCCTCCAGCATCCAGTGTTGCCCCCATGGCCTCGGCATCTATTCCCCGGGCCGCACCAGAGATCACCTGGATCCCCTGAAGGGCGCACACGTTGCCAACACGGCGAGTAAACTCACCAGCCTCCGGCTCGGCGTT from the Chloroflexota bacterium genome contains:
- a CDS encoding phosphoenolpyruvate hydrolase family protein; translated protein: MPEDAQSIFDHTEGVVGFFGASSLERLPTGVAISKQAEDLEDLQP
- the crcB gene encoding fluoride efflux transporter CrcB, which codes for MLLKLLFIGLGGFMGANLRFLAGVFFDTRYGHLGFPIGTLIVNIVGCFLLGFIATLLEERLIGFPNARFLVTIGFLGSFTTFSTFSFESWRLIEEGSMGLAALNLGASVVLGGVAVVVGAALARAL
- a CDS encoding DUF190 domain-containing protein, with amino-acid sequence MTLMGPGQRLTIYIGDSDQWQGRPLYRALLETLRSDGLAGATVVKALAGFGAHSRVHTASLLRLSTDLSLVITVVDQPERIQQALLVVGPMVVEGLITVENVQIVQYRHRGSPELPRDRLVRAVMSRSVATVMPDTPIDEVVRLLLQREVKAVPVVSRDWRVVGIITGGDLLERGGMSLRLSIHRDLTTEELADQLKALQESGKTAGDIMSPGPVTIGENATLDQAGRIMAAKELKRLPVEDETGKLVGIISRFDLLQVLAADGIEIAETAPRQLLSGKSRATAGEVASQDVPTGHADTPLQQVLDELVASSHRRVVITDDTGRVVGLVTDRALLESIEPEARQGVMQRLAARLPWSKSRAGVFPADSIAADVMVTEVYSVLDSASLAELLREMLERGVKRLLVLDAEGRMVGLAERKAVMKALYSAESCC
- a CDS encoding VOC family protein, with product MERAQDFYSKLFGWQFQSPPGMTAYWTFGTGAETGVTGGGMMARQQPGHGITNYIGVENLDESVAQVTALGGQVMIPRQAVSGMGYFAWCADSEGNQFAMWQDDESAA
- a CDS encoding glutaredoxin domain-containing protein; this encodes MSGSKPGKIIVYGSSVCPMVPAVRSTLRRADAEYEYINITFDALARQQVVEINNGYASVPTLVFPDGSTLTEPSSRELEAKLRSVGLEVGDVTFLDRIQDFAESPFVRMFGIVFVAIGIINNTPILLMAGLVLLVLGLLTHYLRSATRSSR
- a CDS encoding crosslink repair DNA glycosylase YcaQ family protein, producing MTIYPSHALQTVALHTQGLTTETGTTGPVDPDTLCQTIERIGCIQIDTLQMVHRSHYVILWSRLGSYDLQDLDRLAYDPEHRRLFEYWYHGASLIPLSEYRYRLPMMLRWRERSSDRYCKWLATPGNSGLQRDVLARIGEQGPLRAADFKDDGPRRNGWWDWKPAKRALEYLFNEGRLMVSNRWNFQRVFDLTERVLPARVDTHMPEVDETLRHVLSRSLLALGICQPKQLSDYTYDLKWGTARPYIEAMVAGGQFVEVEGRLSDGSAQALIAHRDRLSLLEQAADGALKGQRTTFLNPFDPLFYPGGRDSQFWGFEKVLEAYKPASQRRWGYFCLPILHGNQLVGRFDPKLERKTGTLRLKSLLFEPHVQVDDEMMAAIAAAMRDFLAFHQATDLVIERSQPADAGDRLLALV
- a CDS encoding DNA-processing protein DprA, which produces MNNHVLSEDTQAILLLCGPLGTPAATEIKALNVREYNRVADWLRASEMRPGDLLRPSVMIQLQEERPEGVEVSRVGALLDRGTALALATEGWTNQGMWVLSRADSSYPRQMKERLKRSAPPILYGAGNVDLLSEGGLAVVGSRNAEPEAGEFTRRVGNVCALQGIQVISGAARGIDAEAMGATLDAGGTVIGILPGSLAWAVLASGNRQALLDERLVLTSPYRPEAGFTVGQAMGRNKTIYALADWALVVSASKGKGGTWTGAMENLKQRRVPLFVRDGDRIPAGNRHLLSLGGNALTESDLDEEIDLRQHLTTLAGFPVQSDVEKNLPVQAALAFDQPVPPATDD